In Micromonospora ferruginea, the sequence GCAGGGCCACGTGGCTGGCCCACCGGCCCGGGTCCTCGGTCAGCGCCACGTAGCCCGACGGCGGCAGCCACCCCAGCACCCCGGCGAAGAGGATGATGCCCATGATGCCCATCCAGAAGTCCGGCACCGAGACGCCGAACTGGCTGAACACGCGGGCCGCGTGGTCGACCGCCGAGCCGCTGCGCACCGCCGCGACGATGCCCAGCGGGAACGCGACCAGCAGGGCGAACAGCACCGCGGTGACGGCCAGCGACAGCGTCGCCGGCAGCCGTTCCAGCACGATCCGGCTGACCGGCTGGCCGGTGCGGAAGCTGACCCCGAGGTCACCGGTGAGCGCGTGGCCGAGATAGCTGGCGTACTGCACCGGCAGCGGCTGGTCGAGGCCGGCGCGCGAGCGCAGCGCCTCGTACGTCTGCGGGTCGAAGCGGGTGCCGAGCGCCACCCGGACCGGGTCACCCGGCACCAGTTGCAGCAGCAGGAAGACCACCAGGGTCACCCCGAGCAGCACGACCGCCGACTGGAGGACCCGCCGCAGGACGAAGCGGGTCACTTGCCGAGGGCGACCGAGCGGAACCGGATCGCCCGGTCGCTGCGGACGTCGTAGCCGGAGACCTTCTTCGACCAGCCCTGCACCACGTCCGGGTTGTAGAGGTAGAGGTAGCTGGCGTCGTCGACGATCTGCTTCGCGGCCTGCTCGTACGCCTGCTTGCGGGCGTTCTGGTCGGTCTCGGTGCGGGCGGTGTCGAGCAGCTTGTCCACCGCCGGGTTGGCGTACTTGTGGAAGTTGAACGTGCCGCCGCTGTGGTGCTGGGCGTAGTAGAACTCGTCCGGGTCGACGTTGCCCAGCCAGCCGAGCATGAACCCGTCGAACTTCCCCTTCGCCTGCTCGTCGAGCCACTGGGCGAAGTCCAGCGTACGGATCTTCACGGTGATGCCGACGTCCTTGAGCTGCGCGGCGATGACCTGCGCGGCGGTGACCGTCTCCGGGTACTCGCTGGTGACCATCAGGTCCATGGTCAGGTTGCCGACGCCGGCCTGGCCGAGCATCTGCTTCGCCTTGGCCGGGTCGTGCGAGTAGGGCGCGTAGTCGTAGAAGAACGCGCTGTTGCGCGGGATGGCGGTCTGGTTGACCGTGGCGAGGCCGAACTTGGCCGCCTTGGTGATCGCCTCCCGGTCCAGGGCGTAGCCGATCGCGCGGCGGACCTCGGGGTTGTCGAACGGCTTGCGGGCCTCGTTGAGCGCCACGTACCAGTAGTCGGTCGACGGCGCCGACCTCACCACCGGGTCGTCGCCGTCGCGCAGCGACTTCACCTGCTGCGGCGGCAGGTTGTCGGTCCACTGCACCTGGCCGCTGCGCAGGTTCTGCAGCGCGACGGTGGGATCCTTGACGAAGGTGAAGGTGACGCCGTCCAGCTTCGGCTTGTCACCCCAGTAGGCGTCGTTGCGGACCAGCTTGATGCTGTCGCCGGAGGTGTAGCCGGCCACCTTGAACGGACCACTGCCGACCGGGGCGGTCTTGACCTTGCCGGACTCCACGTTGGCCTTCTCGACGATCGCGACGCCCTTGAAGCCGCCGAGGTTGGCCAGCAGGTTCGGGGTGGGCGCGCTCAGCGTCACCACGACGGTCGCCGGGTCGGGACCGGTCACCGACTTGACGGTGGCGAACTTG encodes:
- a CDS encoding ABC transporter permease, translating into MTRFVLRRVLQSAVVLLGVTLVVFLLLQLVPGDPVRVALGTRFDPQTYEALRSRAGLDQPLPVQYASYLGHALTGDLGVSFRTGQPVSRIVLERLPATLSLAVTAVLFALLVAFPLGIVAAVRSGSAVDHAARVFSQFGVSVPDFWMGIMGIILFAGVLGWLPPSGYVALTEDPGRWASHVALPAVTVGLVTASILTRFIRSSVLEVLSADYVRTAEAKGLRNRVVILRHVLRNALIPVVTVVAVQLASLLGGVIVIEVLFAWPGIGRLTFDAVQARDYPVLQGAVLLVAALFLLVNLLVDILYARLDPRITVK
- a CDS encoding ABC transporter substrate-binding protein gives rise to the protein MSRNKLGVIGAALTLTVGVLSGCTGGEAVDVGDGGGAKGAGGVLNAAIGGEPDQLDPHKTSAYYSFQVLENVYDTLVEPDADLKMVPSLATKWTTSADQLTWTFTLRDGATFSDGSPLTSEDVVYSYERIIKQKLNTAYKFATVKSVTGPDPATVVVTLSAPTPNLLANLGGFKGVAIVEKANVESGKVKTAPVGSGPFKVAGYTSGDSIKLVRNDAYWGDKPKLDGVTFTFVKDPTVALQNLRSGQVQWTDNLPPQQVKSLRDGDDPVVRSAPSTDYWYVALNEARKPFDNPEVRRAIGYALDREAITKAAKFGLATVNQTAIPRNSAFFYDYAPYSHDPAKAKQMLGQAGVGNLTMDLMVTSEYPETVTAAQVIAAQLKDVGITVKIRTLDFAQWLDEQAKGKFDGFMLGWLGNVDPDEFYYAQHHSGGTFNFHKYANPAVDKLLDTARTETDQNARKQAYEQAAKQIVDDASYLYLYNPDVVQGWSKKVSGYDVRSDRAIRFRSVALGK